A section of the Neorhizobium galegae bv. orientalis str. HAMBI 540 genome encodes:
- a CDS encoding aminodeoxychorismate synthase component I — translation MNEKAPFALFRDDPAGRSLVFDRPKEIVTARTAAEVLPALRRLEDARLADQWLAGYVSYETGYVFEEKLRPLIVDNRQAPLIAMGIFDQPAGNEHPLAGPPATIVDDGSSQGSFLSELRAGWDFATYRERFDRLHQHLRNGDCYQANLTMPVAARWHGDPLSAFWSLVARQPVRYGAFVDLGGPVILSRSPELFFSVDADRFIETHPMKGTAPRGATVEEDEAIIAEMLADEKTLAENRMIVDLLRNDISVISEVGTLSVPRLFDIETYPTVHQMVSHVRAKLLPEIGFPDILAALFPCGSITGAPKMWAMRILADLEREPRDVYCGAIGWCDPAGPMRFSVAIRTITLFNDEKAVFNVGGGIVFDSKAEAEYDECLLKARFAVGDQWISR, via the coding sequence ATGAATGAGAAAGCGCCCTTCGCGCTCTTTCGTGACGACCCCGCCGGCCGGAGCCTCGTCTTCGACCGGCCGAAGGAAATCGTCACGGCCCGGACTGCCGCCGAAGTGCTGCCTGCACTCCGGCGCCTGGAAGACGCGCGCCTCGCCGACCAATGGCTGGCTGGCTATGTCTCGTATGAGACAGGCTACGTCTTCGAGGAAAAGCTCCGGCCGCTGATCGTCGACAACCGACAGGCGCCGCTGATCGCCATGGGCATATTCGATCAACCCGCGGGCAACGAACATCCGCTCGCCGGACCGCCCGCCACGATCGTCGACGACGGTTCTTCGCAAGGCTCTTTCCTCAGCGAACTGCGTGCCGGCTGGGATTTTGCGACCTACCGGGAACGGTTCGACCGGCTTCACCAGCACCTGCGCAACGGCGACTGTTATCAGGCGAACCTGACCATGCCGGTCGCGGCACGCTGGCATGGCGATCCGCTTTCCGCTTTCTGGTCCCTCGTCGCTCGCCAGCCGGTGCGCTACGGCGCCTTCGTCGACCTCGGCGGCCCCGTCATCCTGTCGCGTTCTCCTGAACTGTTCTTCTCGGTCGATGCGGATCGTTTCATCGAAACGCACCCGATGAAGGGCACCGCCCCGCGCGGCGCGACCGTGGAAGAAGATGAAGCGATTATCGCGGAAATGCTCGCCGACGAGAAGACGCTGGCAGAAAACCGGATGATCGTCGATCTCCTGCGCAACGATATCTCCGTGATCAGCGAGGTCGGCACGCTGTCGGTTCCGAGGTTGTTCGACATCGAGACCTATCCGACCGTCCACCAGATGGTGAGCCACGTGCGGGCAAAGCTGCTGCCCGAGATCGGCTTTCCGGACATCCTCGCGGCTCTCTTCCCCTGCGGCTCGATCACCGGAGCGCCGAAAATGTGGGCCATGCGCATCCTTGCCGATCTCGAAAGGGAGCCGCGCGACGTCTATTGCGGCGCCATCGGCTGGTGCGATCCGGCAGGCCCGATGCGATTTTCGGTGGCCATCCGCACGATCACGCTTTTCAACGACGAAAAAGCCGTCTTCAATGTCGGCGGCGGCATCGTTTTCGACTCGAAGGCGGAAGCCGAGTATGACGAGTGTCTTCTGAAGGCACGCTTTGCGGTGGGCGACCAATGGATTTCTCGCTGA
- a CDS encoding aminotransferase class IV family protein, with protein sequence MDFSLIETMRWEPGNGLLRVDQHLRRLSRSADALGFRQPPADTLKQLQTATAASETPLRVRLVMTYRGKIEITATPFTPLPADTLWRIRVARTTLPSDDPTYRHKTSRRELYEAARAEFTPEEADEVLLLNERGEVCEGTITNVFVEQPDGSLLTPALSSGLLPGILRADLIREGRAKSQVLRLADLDNRRFFVGNSLRGLIPAELVAQAARLETPAEAPRPTARAVKMARAGR encoded by the coding sequence ATGGATTTCTCGCTGATCGAAACAATGCGCTGGGAACCGGGCAACGGCTTGCTCCGGGTGGACCAGCATCTGCGCCGGCTCAGCCGGTCGGCGGATGCCTTGGGTTTCCGCCAGCCGCCGGCGGATACGCTGAAACAGCTTCAAACGGCCACAGCCGCCAGCGAGACGCCGCTCCGCGTCCGGCTGGTCATGACCTATCGCGGCAAGATCGAAATCACCGCCACGCCGTTCACGCCCCTGCCCGCCGACACGCTCTGGCGGATCCGGGTCGCTAGGACGACGCTTCCCTCCGACGACCCGACCTATCGCCACAAGACCTCCCGGCGAGAGCTCTACGAGGCTGCCCGTGCCGAATTTACACCGGAAGAGGCGGACGAGGTTCTGCTTCTCAACGAGCGTGGCGAGGTCTGCGAAGGCACGATCACCAACGTCTTCGTCGAACAGCCGGACGGTTCGCTGCTGACCCCGGCTCTGTCGAGCGGCCTCCTGCCCGGCATCCTGCGCGCCGACCTGATCCGCGAAGGAAGGGCGAAAAGCCAGGTCCTGCGCCTCGCCGACCTCGATAACCGCCGCTTCTTCGTCGGCAATTCGCTGCGCGGCCTGATCCCCGCCGAACTTGTCGCCCAGGCTGCGCGATTGGAAACGCCAGCAGAAGCGCCTCGCCCTACCGCGCGCGCCGTCAAAATGGCGAGAGCTGGTCGATAG
- a CDS encoding M3 family oligoendopeptidase codes for MRMSAPARPEILAAGAAASDPALGLLPIWKLSDLYAAKDAPAFTSDMEKAQKLSIAFEEKWKGKLTEAATKTGAGGIGEALKEYEALDDLLGKIGSFAGLTYFSDTSSPANGKFYGDVQAKLTDLSAHLLFFALELNRIDDAVMDACMDRDLAAGHYRPWLVDLRKDKPFQLEDKLEQLFLEKSMTSAAAFNRLFDETMAELRFEVDGEQLPLEIALNMLQEPQPEIRAKAAAALSKTFGDNLRVFTLITNTLAKDKEISDRWRGFEDIADSRHLANRVEREVVDALAEAVKQAYPRLSHRYYAMKAKWLGVDQLNFWDRNAPLPETPNALISWTEAKETVLDAYRGFAPEMADIAGRFFEEEWIDAPVRPGKAPGAFAHPTVPSAHPYVLVNYMGKPRDVMTLAHELGHGVHQVLAGDQGALMCQTPLTLAETASVFGEMLTFRALLEKTTDKRERKAMLAQKVEDMINTVVRQIAFYQFERKVHTARKEGELTAEQIGELWLSVQGESLGPAIKISEGYESWWTYIPHFIHSPFYVYAYAFGDCLVNSLYAVYQNAAPGFQQKYFELLKAGGTKHHSELLKPFGLDATDPSFWSRGLSMIEGLIDELEALDKA; via the coding sequence ATGAGAATGTCCGCCCCCGCCCGCCCCGAAATTCTGGCCGCAGGCGCTGCCGCCTCCGACCCGGCGCTCGGTCTTCTGCCGATCTGGAAACTTTCGGATCTCTATGCCGCCAAGGATGCCCCGGCTTTTACCTCTGACATGGAGAAAGCCCAGAAACTGTCGATCGCCTTCGAGGAAAAGTGGAAGGGCAAACTTACCGAAGCGGCGACCAAGACCGGCGCCGGCGGCATCGGCGAGGCGCTCAAGGAATACGAGGCGCTCGACGATCTGCTCGGCAAGATCGGCTCGTTCGCCGGCCTCACCTATTTCTCCGACACGTCGAGCCCTGCCAACGGCAAGTTCTACGGCGACGTGCAGGCGAAGCTGACCGACCTCTCCGCGCACCTGCTGTTCTTCGCGCTGGAACTCAACCGCATCGACGACGCTGTGATGGACGCCTGCATGGACCGCGACCTTGCCGCCGGCCATTACCGTCCCTGGCTCGTCGACCTGCGCAAGGACAAGCCCTTCCAGCTCGAAGACAAGCTCGAACAGCTCTTCCTCGAAAAGTCGATGACTTCCGCTGCCGCCTTCAACCGCCTCTTCGACGAGACCATGGCCGAGCTTCGCTTCGAGGTCGACGGCGAACAGTTGCCGCTGGAGATCGCCCTCAACATGCTGCAGGAGCCTCAGCCGGAGATCCGCGCCAAGGCAGCCGCAGCCCTGTCGAAAACTTTCGGCGACAACCTGCGGGTCTTCACGCTGATCACCAATACGCTCGCCAAGGACAAGGAAATCTCCGACCGCTGGCGCGGTTTCGAGGACATCGCCGACAGTCGCCATCTCGCCAACCGCGTCGAACGCGAAGTCGTCGATGCGCTCGCCGAAGCCGTGAAGCAGGCATACCCGCGCCTCTCGCATCGCTACTACGCGATGAAGGCGAAGTGGCTCGGCGTCGACCAGCTGAATTTCTGGGACCGCAATGCGCCGCTGCCGGAAACCCCGAATGCGCTGATCTCCTGGACCGAAGCGAAGGAGACCGTGCTCGACGCCTATCGCGGCTTCGCGCCCGAAATGGCCGATATCGCCGGCCGCTTCTTCGAGGAGGAGTGGATCGACGCACCGGTTCGTCCCGGCAAGGCGCCGGGCGCCTTCGCGCACCCGACCGTGCCGTCTGCCCACCCTTACGTGCTCGTCAACTACATGGGCAAGCCGCGTGACGTGATGACCTTGGCCCACGAGCTCGGCCACGGCGTGCATCAGGTGCTGGCCGGCGACCAGGGCGCCCTGATGTGCCAGACGCCGCTGACGCTTGCCGAAACCGCTTCCGTCTTCGGCGAAATGCTGACCTTCCGCGCGCTGCTGGAAAAGACCACTGACAAACGCGAGCGCAAGGCCATGCTCGCCCAGAAGGTCGAGGACATGATCAACACGGTCGTGCGCCAGATCGCCTTCTACCAGTTCGAGCGCAAGGTCCACACCGCCCGCAAGGAAGGCGAGTTGACCGCCGAGCAGATCGGCGAATTGTGGCTTTCCGTCCAGGGCGAGAGCCTGGGACCGGCGATCAAGATTTCGGAGGGTTATGAAAGCTGGTGGACCTATATCCCCCACTTCATCCACTCGCCCTTCTATGTCTATGCCTATGCCTTCGGAGACTGCCTAGTGAACTCGCTCTACGCGGTCTACCAGAACGCTGCTCCGGGCTTCCAGCAGAAGTATTTCGAGCTTCTGAAGGCCGGTGGCACCAAGCATCACTCGGAGCTGCTTAAGCCCTTCGGCCTCGACGCCACCGACCCGTCCTTCTGGTCCAGGGGCCTGTCGATGATCGAAGGCCTGATCGACGAGCTGGAGGCTCTGGACAAGGCCTGA
- a CDS encoding nuclear transport factor 2 family protein yields MTAPKPLADHLLALETALQTREVRSSEEKLRELLAPEFREFGRSGLAYTFDDIVTHLVAETGQDDTSISDFSTTMLSDTIALATYRGTRVNDDGSRLFANRSSIWRLDPDGKWRMVFHQGTATE; encoded by the coding sequence ATGACCGCGCCGAAACCCCTTGCGGATCATCTGCTTGCGCTTGAAACCGCGCTGCAGACCCGAGAGGTCCGCAGTTCCGAGGAAAAGCTGCGCGAACTGCTGGCGCCGGAATTCCGCGAGTTCGGCCGCTCCGGCCTCGCCTACACGTTCGATGACATCGTCACCCACCTCGTCGCGGAGACCGGACAGGACGACACTTCGATCTCGGATTTCAGCACCACGATGCTGAGTGACACGATCGCACTCGCGACCTATCGGGGCACCCGCGTCAACGACGACGGCAGCAGGCTTTTTGCCAACCGAAGCTCCATCTGGCGCCTCGACCCCGATGGCAAATGGCGCATGGTCTTTCACCAGGGCACCGCGACGGAGTGA